In Nitrospira sp., one genomic interval encodes:
- a CDS encoding spermidine/putrescine ABC transporter substrate-binding protein, with translation MGSALRRNSPFVLLLVACFCGLAACGRAGEGASGEGRPVLHYFTWSDYVGPEIIREFERREQAKVVVDTFSSNEELLAKLQSGATGYDVAVPSDFMVAIMMQQGLLSELDRTQLPNAADLEPHLRAPHFDPEGQYSVPYLWGTVGIGYDSAVITTPPDSWSVLWDPRYRGRISMLNDQREVFGAVLRAMGRSMNSTDPKEIEAAKESLLRQKPLVKTYTSDHYDQLLASGEVILAHGWGGPVARAMVERPSLRYVVPKEGATIWADCLVVLRSAPHKELAMRFVNFLMDPEISARTSERLRFATASRRARERVSREIRENTAIYPPVEELGRLEWMRDVGRAIRLYDRAWTELKMQ, from the coding sequence ATGGGGTCCGCTCTGCGCAGGAACAGCCCTTTCGTTCTGCTCCTGGTAGCGTGCTTCTGCGGGTTGGCCGCCTGCGGTCGGGCTGGAGAAGGGGCGTCAGGCGAAGGCCGGCCGGTACTGCATTACTTCACCTGGTCGGACTATGTGGGGCCGGAGATCATTCGCGAGTTCGAGCGGCGTGAGCAGGCTAAGGTGGTCGTCGACACGTTCAGCAGTAATGAAGAACTACTCGCCAAGCTGCAAAGCGGCGCGACGGGGTACGACGTCGCCGTGCCGTCGGACTTCATGGTGGCCATCATGATGCAACAGGGTCTTCTCAGCGAACTGGACAGGACGCAGTTGCCCAACGCGGCCGATCTCGAACCGCACCTGCGCGCGCCTCACTTTGACCCCGAGGGGCAGTACTCGGTGCCCTACCTTTGGGGGACGGTGGGCATTGGGTACGACTCGGCCGTGATCACCACGCCGCCCGACAGTTGGTCGGTCCTGTGGGATCCTCGTTACCGCGGCCGGATCAGCATGTTGAACGATCAGCGGGAGGTGTTCGGCGCGGTCTTGCGCGCGATGGGCCGGTCGATGAACAGCACCGATCCCAAGGAGATCGAGGCGGCCAAGGAATCATTGTTGCGGCAGAAGCCCTTGGTGAAGACCTATACCAGCGACCACTACGACCAGCTGCTCGCCTCCGGGGAGGTGATACTGGCGCATGGGTGGGGGGGGCCGGTGGCTCGGGCCATGGTGGAACGGCCGTCGTTGCGCTACGTCGTGCCAAAGGAAGGGGCGACGATTTGGGCCGACTGCCTGGTGGTGCTCCGGTCGGCGCCCCACAAGGAACTCGCGATGCGGTTCGTCAACTTCCTCATGGATCCCGAGATCTCGGCGCGCACGTCCGAGCGGCTCCGCTTCGCCACGGCCTCCCGCCGGGCCAGGGAGCGAGTGAGCCGGGAGATCAGAGAGAACACGGCCATTTATCCGCCGGTGGAGGAGTTGGGCCGGCTGGAGTGGATGCGCGATGTGGGCCGGGCGATTCGGCTGTACGACCGAGCCTGGACCGAATTGAAAATGCAGTGA
- a CDS encoding HEAT repeat domain-containing protein yields MARWQQGVIGRAVWCGLALMGLVGSLLGQAWAEAGVWPVQMPYEAPPKSEPVPDVSVAPNTKALTPEELQRAEALLPLLEGRQEFWAMGEFVHLGDSVLPVVTKALTMPGSRIRYNAIETLSMMKSPAAVPALLERAKQADEIPRIREHALRVAVRLDPLQVASTIGVLVKDGNPTIRKAAAFEARYIRHKDVVQPLIDLVADEERYVALSAVQSLWLLTRHETDSHDWDASNKQDRQAWAQEWAEWWNVSKDSFELPESRVRKRPS; encoded by the coding sequence ATGGCGCGATGGCAACAAGGGGTGATCGGTCGGGCGGTGTGGTGTGGGTTGGCGCTCATGGGATTGGTCGGCAGTCTGCTGGGACAGGCTTGGGCGGAGGCGGGCGTGTGGCCGGTGCAGATGCCCTACGAGGCGCCTCCAAAATCCGAACCCGTACCGGATGTGTCGGTCGCTCCGAATACCAAGGCCTTGACGCCGGAAGAATTGCAGCGCGCCGAAGCACTCCTGCCGCTGTTGGAGGGCAGGCAGGAATTTTGGGCCATGGGCGAGTTTGTCCATCTGGGCGATTCCGTGTTGCCGGTCGTGACGAAGGCGCTCACGATGCCGGGCTCCAGAATCCGCTACAACGCCATTGAGACCCTCTCGATGATGAAGTCACCTGCCGCGGTGCCCGCTTTGCTGGAGAGGGCAAAACAGGCTGATGAAATTCCGCGGATTCGGGAGCATGCGCTGCGGGTGGCCGTGCGGTTGGATCCGCTGCAGGTCGCGAGTACGATCGGCGTGTTGGTGAAGGACGGCAACCCGACGATTCGAAAGGCCGCGGCCTTCGAGGCGCGGTATATCCGTCACAAAGACGTGGTGCAGCCGCTCATCGATTTGGTGGCGGATGAGGAGCGGTATGTGGCCCTGTCCGCCGTGCAATCCCTCTGGCTCTTGACCAGGCACGAAACGGATTCCCATGATTGGGACGCCTCCAACAAACAGGATCGGCAGGCCTGGGCCCAAGAGTGGGCGGAATGGTGGAATGTCTCGAAGGACAGCTTTGAACTGCCGGAATCCAGGGTGCGCAAGCGGCCCTCCTGA
- a CDS encoding ABC transporter permease, translating into MRRGMVGLNLVGAAVLAFLYVPIAILVLYSFNAAQLSTSWRGATLKWYATLFRDEALLAATANSLVIAAISTVGAVLLGGLLALGMEAMPNRRQQLIEGGLVLPLVIPEVMLGVALMLFFVMVQVPLGLTTVIVGHVAFNIPLVTIMVRTRLRKLDPLLREAAADLGAGPWQVFWHVTLPLLRPALWGAMLVAFTVSLDDFLVTFFTAGPGATTLPLKVYSMIKAGVTPEINALSSLLLIVSMGCVGLSLYLQRREV; encoded by the coding sequence ATGAGGCGCGGCATGGTGGGGCTGAACCTGGTGGGAGCTGCGGTCCTGGCGTTTCTCTACGTCCCCATCGCGATCTTGGTGCTCTACTCCTTCAATGCGGCGCAACTGTCGACGAGCTGGCGAGGGGCGACGCTCAAGTGGTATGCGACGCTCTTCCGCGACGAGGCGCTGTTGGCAGCCACGGCGAACAGCCTGGTGATTGCGGCCATTTCCACGGTCGGAGCGGTGCTGCTGGGAGGCCTGCTGGCGTTGGGGATGGAGGCGATGCCCAACCGTCGGCAGCAGCTCATTGAAGGTGGTCTGGTGCTGCCCCTCGTGATTCCGGAAGTCATGCTGGGCGTGGCGCTGATGTTGTTCTTTGTCATGGTGCAGGTGCCCCTCGGCCTCACGACCGTGATTGTCGGCCATGTGGCGTTCAACATTCCTTTGGTGACGATCATGGTCAGGACACGCCTGAGAAAGCTCGATCCGCTGTTACGCGAGGCGGCGGCTGATTTAGGCGCCGGTCCCTGGCAGGTCTTTTGGCATGTCACCCTGCCGCTGCTGCGGCCGGCCTTGTGGGGGGCCATGCTCGTGGCCTTCACCGTTTCGCTGGACGATTTCCTGGTGACGTTTTTCACCGCCGGCCCCGGCGCCACGACGCTGCCCCTGAAGGTCTATTCCATGATCAAAGCGGGCGTCACGCCCGAGATCAATGCCCTGTCCTCGTTGCTGTTGATCGTTTCGATGGGCTGTGTGGGCCTGTCGCTGTACCTCCAGCGTCGTGAGGTCTGA
- a CDS encoding efflux RND transporter periplasmic adaptor subunit has product MIGTTRCLLWFTCGLLLSACSQTQEPAAPAPSTAASPAQPDTAPAPGQIETAVVSYKPVQPELVLVGKIAYGEDRYSKISSPLQGRVVEVRAKLGDRVQAGATLLVIDSPDITAAYSEFVKEASELEYSTRAQELAKELYATKALALKDLKQAENDLIKARAEFRRAKERLLSLRIPAAELEKPLAQQRITSRFEMKSPLTGTVVERMVTPGQSVGSDASQVLFTVADLDRLQVVADVYERDLALVKVSQVGRINVEAYPGTDFASVVASIGDVVDPNTRTIKVRAWVDNQDQRLKPEMFARLRLDIGDATPFLTIPKEAVVEIDGKHFVYVVEAPDRYAKREVMVSNVSSDQVRILEGLTSGQRIVIKGAVLVKGQEVKG; this is encoded by the coding sequence GTGATCGGCACGACAAGGTGCCTCCTGTGGTTCACCTGTGGCCTGCTCCTGAGCGCCTGCAGCCAGACGCAGGAACCGGCCGCGCCTGCGCCTTCGACGGCCGCGAGCCCGGCTCAACCTGATACGGCGCCGGCTCCAGGGCAAATCGAGACGGCGGTGGTGAGCTACAAGCCGGTGCAGCCGGAACTCGTGTTGGTCGGCAAGATCGCCTACGGCGAAGATCGCTATTCGAAGATTTCGTCGCCCTTGCAAGGACGGGTGGTCGAAGTGCGGGCCAAGTTGGGGGATCGGGTGCAAGCCGGGGCCACGTTGCTCGTCATCGACAGTCCCGACATCACAGCGGCCTACTCGGAATTCGTGAAGGAAGCGTCGGAGCTGGAATACTCGACCCGGGCGCAGGAACTGGCCAAAGAGTTGTATGCGACGAAAGCCCTCGCGCTCAAGGACCTCAAGCAGGCCGAGAATGATTTGATCAAGGCACGAGCCGAGTTCCGACGAGCCAAGGAGCGCCTGTTATCGTTGCGGATTCCCGCTGCCGAATTAGAAAAACCCCTGGCGCAACAGCGGATCACGTCCCGATTTGAAATGAAAAGTCCGCTCACGGGGACCGTGGTCGAACGGATGGTGACGCCGGGACAGTCCGTGGGCAGCGATGCCAGCCAGGTGTTGTTCACGGTGGCGGATCTGGATCGCTTGCAGGTCGTGGCGGACGTATACGAACGGGACTTGGCGCTAGTCAAGGTCAGCCAGGTCGGCCGCATCAACGTCGAGGCCTACCCCGGAACGGATTTCGCCTCAGTCGTCGCGTCGATCGGGGATGTGGTCGATCCGAACACGCGGACGATCAAGGTCCGCGCCTGGGTCGATAACCAGGATCAACGGCTGAAACCCGAGATGTTCGCGCGGTTACGCCTGGACATCGGCGATGCCACACCCTTCCTGACCATTCCTAAGGAGGCGGTCGTGGAGATCGACGGGAAACATTTCGTCTATGTGGTGGAAGCGCCAGACCGGTACGCGAAACGAGAGGTCATGGTGTCCAACGTGTCGAGCGATCAGGTCCGCATCCTCGAAGGCCTCACCTCAGGCCAGCGCATCGTGATTAAAGGCGCCGTGCTCGTGAAGGGCCAGGAGGTGAAGGGGTGA
- a CDS encoding ABC transporter permease — translation MGLFFLLPLVLVLAISFASRGTYGGILWEFTWANYLDLLHPLYGKIFAQSLWYAGLTTLLCLVLGFPLAYAIARSAPRWQPVWLLLVMLPLWTNFLARTYAWMILLRQDGLVNRWLSAIGFTDGPLELLYTPSAVVIGLVYGYLPFMVLPLYVAIERLDPLLVDAAWDLYASRWAILIRVILPLVKPGIVAGCILVFIPSIGAFITPDLLGGAKSMMIGNLIQHEYLVVRDWPLGSAVSFVLMGLVLLAVALYYRNGPGEPGRREER, via the coding sequence ATGGGCCTGTTTTTCCTGTTGCCGCTGGTTCTCGTGTTGGCCATCAGCTTTGCGTCGCGTGGCACCTACGGCGGTATCCTCTGGGAATTCACCTGGGCGAATTACCTCGATCTGCTCCATCCGCTCTATGGAAAGATCTTCGCCCAGTCGCTTTGGTACGCCGGGCTCACGACCCTGCTGTGCCTAGTGCTGGGGTTTCCGCTCGCCTATGCCATTGCGCGCAGTGCTCCGCGGTGGCAGCCGGTGTGGTTGCTGCTGGTAATGTTACCGCTCTGGACGAACTTCCTGGCGCGCACCTATGCCTGGATGATCCTGCTGCGGCAGGACGGCCTGGTCAACCGATGGTTGTCGGCCATCGGCTTCACGGACGGCCCCTTGGAGTTGCTCTATACGCCGTCCGCCGTCGTGATCGGGCTCGTTTACGGATATCTGCCCTTTATGGTGCTCCCATTGTACGTGGCCATCGAGCGGTTGGACCCGCTGCTGGTCGACGCAGCCTGGGATCTCTACGCATCGCGATGGGCGATCCTGATCCGCGTGATACTTCCGCTGGTCAAGCCGGGCATCGTGGCGGGCTGTATACTGGTGTTCATTCCGTCGATCGGCGCCTTCATTACGCCCGATCTCCTGGGCGGCGCCAAGAGCATGATGATCGGCAATCTCATCCAGCATGAATACCTCGTCGTGCGAGATTGGCCCTTGGGCTCCGCCGTCTCCTTCGTTCTCATGGGTTTGGTCCTGCTGGCGGTGGCGCTCTACTACCGCAATGGGCCCGGCGAGCCCGGCCGCCGGGAGGAACGATGA
- the def gene encoding peptide deformylase — MAILKITKLGNPILRQQSSPVNPSEIKKPAFQQLIDDMFETMYDEPGIGLAAPQVGRSIQLVVMDCPGEGGFPQTVLINPTIVFYGPTQVENWEGCLSVDGLRGKVTRPSTVRVTGLDRHGNQLDFEAGGLYAVCIQHELDHLIGKVFLDRMSDFSTLTQMEEFQKYWQKEPASVI; from the coding sequence ATGGCGATACTCAAAATAACGAAGCTGGGTAATCCGATTCTCCGGCAACAGTCGTCGCCGGTGAATCCAAGCGAGATAAAAAAACCGGCCTTTCAACAATTGATCGATGACATGTTTGAAACCATGTACGACGAGCCAGGGATCGGCTTGGCCGCTCCGCAGGTGGGGCGCTCCATTCAACTCGTGGTCATGGACTGTCCCGGCGAGGGAGGCTTTCCGCAGACGGTGCTGATCAATCCGACCATCGTGTTTTACGGCCCGACTCAGGTGGAGAATTGGGAGGGGTGTTTAAGTGTCGACGGTCTGCGCGGCAAGGTCACCAGGCCTTCCACCGTACGGGTGACGGGACTGGACCGCCACGGCAACCAGCTGGATTTCGAGGCGGGTGGGCTCTATGCCGTCTGCATTCAGCATGAACTCGATCACCTCATCGGGAAGGTCTTCCTGGATCGCATGAGCGATTTCTCCACCCTGACCCAGATGGAGGAGTTTCAGAAGTATTGGCAAAAGGAACCGGCCAGCGTCATCTGA
- a CDS encoding efflux RND transporter permease subunit: MIVRIVELSLVQRFLICALGFSLLFGGLYAFQQLDIVAYPDPSPPMVEVITQFPGWSAEEIERQITIPIEVALNGIPGLTDIRSLSIFGLSDIKVYFDFDTQYFFDRQEVVNRLATITLPQNVQPTLSPWWAIAEIYRYQLAGDGKTSLTDLKTIQDWQVRREFRRVPGIIDVTAFGGTTREYHVDIDPGKLISYEVSLAQVMEALTNSNANVGGNYLTVGAQNYNIRGLGLINGLEDIENVMVAEKEGTPIFVKTLGTVSVGHRVRLGKVGIDDEDDVVEGVVLLQRGYKALSVLDQVREKVEELNKWKLPEGVKIKTFYDRTALIHTTVETVTDILISGMVLVFVILFVFLGHLRASIIVALTIPMSLLFTFTMMVLIGQSANLISLGAIDFGIIVDATLVMVESIFFHLAHERRIGVTVPQQIVRAARQVGQPIFFSTAIIVVAFIPLFTMTGVPGKIFAPMSITYGFALFGALLMAVSLAPVLCSLLLTGVVRERDTAFVSVIRRTYLAVLRWALNHNKMVIGASLVLLVTAFGALQFLGGEFMPALEEGNLWVRATMPVDISFDEAARLTGEIRQLFRKSPEVVTIVSQLGRPDDGTDPTSFFNAEFLANLKPRKDWRPGLDKDGLVEEIESRLKGIPGVIFNFSQVIQDNVEEAMSGVKGENSIKLFGTDLKTMEAKAVEIESVMKGVRGVKDLGVFRLVGQPNLLIQVDREASARYGLRVSDVNAVVQAAVGGQGVTQVFEGERLFDLVVRFLPEFRRDAEAIGNILVNTPNGARIPLKQVATIKTHTGAFIIYRENNERYIPIKFSVRDRDLESTVQEAQKKMQAQVTLPERYRLEWAGQYDQLTSEQKRLTMIVPVSLVIILFLLYTTFNSVTNALLVLVTVPFALIGGIFSLVLTGTNFSISAAVGVISTLGVAILGGVLLISRIEDLRRGGADLRDAILKGADVQMRPILMATLAAAIGLLPAALATGIGSQAQKPLARVVVGGMLTAAVLILVVLPVLYEVVHRRRAVERSPEGEDGPTVQQ, encoded by the coding sequence ATGATCGTTCGAATCGTCGAACTCTCCCTGGTACAGCGCTTTCTGATCTGTGCCCTCGGCTTCAGTCTCCTGTTCGGTGGGCTCTACGCTTTCCAGCAGCTCGACATCGTGGCCTATCCAGATCCGTCGCCCCCGATGGTCGAGGTGATCACGCAGTTTCCGGGGTGGTCGGCTGAAGAAATCGAGCGCCAAATCACCATTCCCATCGAAGTCGCACTGAACGGCATTCCCGGCCTCACCGATATCCGCTCCCTCTCCATCTTCGGTTTGAGCGACATCAAGGTCTACTTCGACTTCGACACGCAATATTTCTTCGACCGGCAGGAAGTCGTGAACCGACTGGCGACCATCACCTTGCCGCAGAATGTGCAACCGACCCTCTCGCCTTGGTGGGCGATCGCGGAGATCTATCGGTACCAGCTGGCAGGCGACGGCAAGACCAGCCTGACCGATCTCAAGACGATTCAGGATTGGCAGGTACGACGGGAATTCCGGCGGGTGCCCGGCATCATCGACGTGACCGCGTTCGGCGGGACGACCAGGGAGTACCACGTCGATATCGATCCGGGGAAGTTGATCAGTTACGAAGTCAGCCTGGCGCAGGTCATGGAGGCCTTGACCAACAGCAACGCCAACGTCGGCGGCAACTACCTCACGGTGGGGGCGCAGAACTACAACATCCGCGGGCTCGGACTCATCAACGGACTCGAAGACATCGAGAACGTCATGGTGGCGGAGAAGGAGGGCACGCCGATCTTCGTCAAGACGTTGGGGACCGTGTCGGTCGGCCACCGGGTGCGGTTGGGCAAGGTCGGCATCGACGACGAGGACGACGTGGTCGAAGGGGTGGTGCTCCTGCAGCGGGGGTACAAGGCGCTTTCGGTCTTGGACCAGGTGCGGGAGAAGGTCGAGGAGTTGAACAAGTGGAAGTTGCCCGAAGGGGTGAAGATCAAGACCTTCTACGACCGCACCGCGTTGATCCACACCACGGTGGAAACCGTGACCGACATCTTGATCAGCGGCATGGTCTTGGTGTTTGTGATCCTCTTTGTGTTTCTCGGACACCTGCGCGCGTCGATCATCGTGGCGCTCACGATTCCGATGTCGCTGCTCTTCACCTTCACGATGATGGTGCTGATCGGCCAGTCCGCCAACCTGATTTCGCTCGGCGCCATCGACTTCGGGATCATCGTGGATGCGACCTTGGTCATGGTAGAGAGCATCTTCTTTCACCTCGCGCATGAGCGGCGGATCGGCGTGACCGTACCCCAGCAGATCGTGCGCGCCGCCCGCCAGGTCGGGCAGCCGATTTTCTTTTCGACGGCCATCATCGTGGTGGCGTTCATTCCGCTCTTCACGATGACGGGCGTGCCGGGGAAGATCTTTGCGCCCATGTCGATCACCTACGGCTTTGCGCTGTTCGGCGCGTTGCTCATGGCCGTATCGCTGGCACCGGTCCTTTGTTCGTTACTGCTGACGGGAGTCGTTCGAGAACGAGACACGGCCTTCGTCAGCGTGATCCGCCGGACCTACCTGGCCGTCTTGCGCTGGGCCTTGAACCATAACAAGATGGTCATCGGCGCATCGTTGGTGCTGCTGGTGACGGCGTTCGGCGCGCTGCAGTTCCTCGGCGGTGAATTCATGCCGGCCCTGGAGGAAGGCAACTTGTGGGTGCGGGCCACGATGCCGGTGGACATTTCGTTCGACGAGGCGGCACGGCTGACGGGAGAGATTCGCCAGCTGTTCCGGAAGTCGCCTGAAGTGGTTACCATCGTCTCGCAACTCGGTCGCCCGGATGACGGGACCGATCCCACCAGCTTCTTCAACGCCGAATTCCTGGCCAACTTGAAGCCCCGGAAAGACTGGCGGCCAGGACTGGACAAAGACGGGCTCGTGGAGGAAATCGAGTCGCGGCTCAAGGGGATTCCAGGCGTCATCTTCAACTTTTCCCAGGTCATTCAAGACAACGTCGAAGAGGCTATGTCGGGGGTCAAGGGCGAGAACTCCATCAAGTTGTTCGGCACGGACTTGAAGACGATGGAGGCGAAGGCGGTCGAGATCGAGTCGGTGATGAAGGGCGTGCGGGGCGTGAAGGACCTGGGCGTCTTTCGGCTGGTGGGCCAGCCCAACCTCTTGATTCAGGTCGATCGCGAGGCGAGTGCCCGCTACGGGCTGCGCGTTTCGGACGTGAATGCCGTGGTGCAGGCGGCGGTGGGCGGGCAAGGGGTGACGCAGGTCTTCGAGGGCGAACGGTTGTTCGACCTGGTGGTTCGGTTTCTGCCGGAGTTTCGGCGGGACGCCGAGGCGATCGGCAACATTCTCGTGAACACCCCCAATGGCGCCCGTATCCCGCTGAAGCAGGTGGCGACGATCAAAACCCACACCGGCGCCTTCATCATCTACCGGGAAAACAACGAACGGTACATCCCGATCAAGTTCAGCGTCCGCGACCGCGATTTGGAAAGCACCGTGCAAGAAGCGCAGAAGAAGATGCAGGCGCAGGTCACGTTACCGGAGCGGTATCGGCTCGAATGGGCCGGTCAATACGACCAGTTGACCAGCGAGCAGAAGCGACTGACCATGATCGTCCCGGTCAGCCTGGTGATCATCCTCTTTCTCCTCTACACGACGTTCAACTCCGTCACCAACGCGCTGCTGGTGCTGGTGACCGTGCCGTTCGCCCTCATCGGGGGCATCTTTTCGCTCGTCTTGACCGGGACCAACTTCAGCATTTCCGCCGCCGTGGGCGTGATCTCGACGCTGGGAGTAGCGATTCTTGGCGGAGTCCTGTTAATCTCACGTATCGAGGACTTGCGGCGGGGCGGTGCCGACCTACGGGACGCGATTCTGAAGGGGGCCGACGTGCAGATGCGGCCGATCTTGATGGCGACCCTGGCGGCGGCCATCGGGCTCTTGCCGGCCGCCCTCGCGACGGGAATCGGTTCGCAGGCCCAAAAGCCCTTGGCCAGAGTGGTGGTAGGCGGGATGCTCACCGCGGCGGTGTTGATCCTTGTGGTGCTGCCGGTTCTGTACGAGGTGGTCCATCGACGGCGGGCGGTCGAGCGTTCGCCGGAGGGTGAGGACGGACCGACGGTCCAACAATGA
- a CDS encoding TolC family protein — MVLVLCTVLILGRTAIESAAAVESTAPALPSPVIRLSLSEAVALFLRQNLDLLIAKYGIESSKGQQITARLFPNPVMQIGNVASFTQGNTLAKTGALTAQAQQLFELAGKRGYRIESAGFGLQSAEADFEDAVRQLGFTLKDSYYRVLVAQRRLALAEENRDRFARILDVNTIRFKKGYIAEVDLIRIRLQMVDFQSQVIEAIQEGESARADLRQLLRLTPASKLELTTEMDYRRVDPDFARLRSVALDIRPDIRGRRANLSQREADLKLAKAYRVPDVTIGAGYAVQGSRGPDNQQMAILNLGVPLPLFNRNQGGIVQAEVGVQSAQAELDRTVNQVENQVEVAYRNLLQSRRLVEAYLAGVLDDARSTFTIVERAYERGGATILDLLDAARTSRMIQQNFIEALFTYQHNLFQLESSVGQEIAS, encoded by the coding sequence GTGGTGCTCGTGTTGTGCACCGTCTTGATCCTCGGTCGGACGGCGATCGAGAGCGCAGCTGCAGTGGAGAGCACCGCGCCTGCCTTGCCATCTCCGGTCATTCGGCTGAGCCTCTCCGAGGCGGTGGCGTTGTTTCTGAGGCAAAATCTCGACCTCCTGATCGCGAAGTACGGCATCGAATCCAGCAAGGGGCAGCAAATTACCGCCAGGCTGTTCCCGAACCCGGTGATGCAGATCGGCAACGTCGCCTCGTTCACCCAAGGCAATACGTTGGCCAAAACAGGCGCCCTGACGGCTCAAGCGCAACAGCTGTTCGAGCTGGCCGGTAAACGCGGATACCGCATCGAAAGCGCTGGGTTCGGACTCCAGTCCGCGGAGGCCGATTTCGAGGATGCCGTGCGGCAGTTGGGCTTCACCCTCAAAGACTCGTACTATCGTGTCCTCGTGGCCCAGCGCCGGCTGGCCTTGGCCGAAGAGAATCGGGACCGCTTCGCGCGCATCCTGGATGTGAATACCATCCGTTTCAAGAAGGGATACATCGCCGAAGTCGATCTCATCAGGATCCGACTGCAGATGGTCGACTTCCAGTCGCAGGTGATCGAGGCCATCCAGGAAGGGGAGTCGGCCAGAGCGGACCTGCGCCAGCTGCTGAGGCTGACGCCGGCGTCCAAGTTGGAATTGACCACCGAGATGGACTACCGCCGGGTGGACCCTGATTTCGCGAGGCTGCGGTCGGTCGCCTTGGATATTCGTCCCGACATCAGGGGGCGCCGCGCCAACCTCTCTCAACGTGAAGCGGACCTCAAGTTGGCCAAGGCCTATCGGGTGCCGGATGTCACGATTGGAGCCGGGTATGCGGTGCAGGGCTCGCGGGGCCCGGATAACCAGCAGATGGCTATCTTGAACCTCGGGGTGCCGCTCCCGCTCTTCAACCGCAACCAAGGCGGGATCGTGCAGGCCGAGGTGGGGGTACAGTCGGCGCAGGCGGAGTTGGATCGAACGGTCAACCAGGTGGAAAATCAGGTGGAGGTGGCCTATCGTAATCTGCTTCAAAGTCGCCGGCTGGTCGAGGCGTATCTGGCCGGCGTCTTGGACGATGCCCGGTCGACTTTCACGATTGTGGAACGTGCCTACGAGCGGGGCGGCGCCACGATTCTGGATCTGCTTGATGCGGCCCGGACCTCGCGCATGATCCAACAGAATTTTATCGAGGCGTTGTTTACGTACCAGCATAATCTGTTTCAGTTGGAAAGTTCTGTCGGGCAGGAGATTGCCTCGTGA
- a CDS encoding ABC transporter ATP-binding protein: MATQVDPSSLLPSSFRLDAPSAIDVRGVVRRHGGVTAVDQVSFQVRRGEFFSILGPSGAGKTSVLRILAGFEDPDEGDVLIEGRSMRGVPPNRRPVNLVFQSYALFPHLTVFENVAFGLKMRGLPTSAIAAQVRQALDLVKLTGKDARMPTQLSGGEQQRVALARALVNKPAVVLLDEPLSALDQQLRQHMQLELKAIQERAGLTCVCVTHHQEEAMMMSDRIAVMHQGRLWQVGSPREVYAQPCNLFVSRFLGVSNELPGKVVIQDRAGSFLYPNEGQPPVPIRSLVDTEAGCAAILSLRPEQLRLTRERPVTPDPCLPATIEKTLFAGGGTKYLVRVGPGRPWEVTCTSTPGGDAFQFGEAVFVQWRLADGRLFFE, translated from the coding sequence ATGGCGACCCAGGTCGACCCCTCCTCGCTTCTCCCTTCGTCCTTCCGACTCGATGCCCCTTCCGCTATTGATGTCCGCGGAGTCGTCCGCCGCCATGGGGGCGTGACGGCCGTCGATCAGGTCAGTTTTCAGGTACGGCGCGGCGAATTCTTTTCCATCCTGGGTCCGAGCGGCGCGGGAAAGACCTCTGTCCTGCGGATATTGGCGGGCTTCGAAGATCCGGACGAGGGCGACGTGCTGATCGAAGGCCGCTCCATGCGCGGCGTACCGCCCAATCGTCGGCCTGTGAATCTCGTCTTTCAATCCTACGCGCTTTTTCCCCACCTGACGGTGTTCGAGAACGTGGCGTTCGGGTTGAAAATGCGCGGGCTTCCGACGTCGGCGATCGCTGCGCAGGTGCGGCAGGCGCTGGATCTGGTCAAACTGACCGGCAAGGATGCACGCATGCCGACACAACTGTCCGGCGGGGAGCAGCAACGGGTCGCATTGGCCCGTGCGTTGGTCAACAAGCCGGCGGTCGTCCTGTTGGATGAACCCTTGTCGGCTCTCGATCAACAGCTGCGGCAACACATGCAGTTGGAGCTCAAGGCCATTCAAGAGCGCGCAGGCTTGACCTGCGTCTGCGTCACGCATCACCAAGAGGAGGCGATGATGATGTCCGACCGAATCGCGGTGATGCATCAGGGGCGGCTGTGGCAGGTAGGCAGTCCTCGGGAGGTGTATGCGCAGCCGTGCAACCTCTTCGTGTCGCGGTTTCTCGGTGTCTCGAATGAATTGCCGGGAAAGGTGGTGATTCAGGACCGGGCAGGAAGTTTCTTGTATCCGAATGAGGGGCAGCCCCCGGTGCCGATTCGCTCGTTGGTCGATACGGAGGCCGGCTGCGCGGCGATCCTCTCGCTGCGGCCGGAACAACTCAGGCTGACGCGTGAACGTCCCGTGACGCCGGATCCCTGCTTGCCCGCCACGATCGAGAAGACTCTGTTCGCCGGAGGAGGCACTAAGTACCTGGTGCGTGTGGGGCCCGGTCGCCCGTGGGAGGTTACATGCACGTCGACCCCCGGGGGCGATGCGTTCCAATTTGGTGAAGCGGTCTTCGTACAGTGGCGCCTCGCTGACGGACGGCTCTTCTTCGAATAA